A genomic window from Thermococcus nautili includes:
- a CDS encoding TIGR00375 family protein has translation MLVDADLHLHSRYSKAVSKAMTIPNLAENARFKGLGLVGTGDILNPHWESELLRYAKKVDEGTYELNGIRFLLTAEVEDNRRVHHVLIFPSIETVREMREILGKYSNDIETEGRPHLSLSAAEIADMANDLDILIGPAHAFTPWTSLYKEYDSLKEAYGNARVHFLELGLSADSEMADMIKAHHGLTYLSNSDAHSPMPHRLGREFNRFEVEEVTFEEVRKAILRRGGRRIVLNAGLDPRLGKYHLTACSRCYAQYSLGEAKAFKWKCPKCGGRIKKGVRDRILELADTKERPKDRPPYLRLAPLAEIISMVIGKGIETKAVRLIWERFLRDFGSEIRVLVDVPVKELANVHEEVAKAIWAYRNGKLIVIPGGGGKYGEIKLPEEIRKARVEDLESVEVEIPEETEKPRQRSITDFLKVAR, from the coding sequence ATGTTAGTAGATGCCGACCTTCACCTTCACTCTCGCTACTCCAAAGCCGTCTCGAAGGCGATGACGATACCCAATCTGGCAGAAAACGCGCGCTTCAAGGGCCTCGGTCTCGTCGGAACGGGTGACATTCTCAACCCCCACTGGGAATCAGAGCTCCTCAGATACGCCAAGAAAGTCGATGAAGGAACTTACGAGCTCAACGGGATTCGCTTCCTTCTCACGGCGGAGGTCGAGGACAACAGGAGGGTTCACCACGTCCTGATTTTCCCGAGCATCGAGACGGTTCGCGAGATGAGGGAAATCCTTGGGAAGTACTCAAACGACATCGAGACCGAGGGTAGGCCCCACCTGAGCCTCTCCGCGGCTGAAATAGCGGATATGGCCAACGACCTCGATATTTTAATCGGCCCGGCCCACGCCTTCACCCCCTGGACGAGCCTCTACAAGGAGTATGACAGCTTGAAGGAGGCATATGGAAACGCAAGGGTTCACTTCCTCGAGCTCGGCCTCTCTGCCGACAGCGAGATGGCTGACATGATAAAGGCCCATCACGGATTAACATACCTCAGCAACAGCGATGCCCATTCGCCCATGCCCCACCGCCTTGGGCGGGAGTTCAACCGCTTTGAGGTTGAGGAGGTTACCTTTGAGGAAGTCCGGAAGGCGATTCTAAGGCGCGGCGGAAGGAGAATCGTCCTGAACGCTGGTCTCGACCCAAGGCTTGGGAAGTACCACCTGACGGCCTGCTCCCGCTGTTACGCCCAATACTCCCTCGGCGAGGCGAAGGCCTTCAAGTGGAAGTGCCCCAAGTGCGGTGGTCGGATAAAGAAGGGAGTTCGCGACAGAATACTCGAGCTGGCCGATACAAAGGAAAGACCGAAGGACAGACCGCCTTACCTGCGCCTCGCTCCCCTCGCCGAGATTATCTCAATGGTCATCGGCAAAGGGATTGAGACCAAGGCAGTTCGGCTGATATGGGAGCGCTTTTTGAGGGACTTCGGGAGCGAGATTCGGGTTCTCGTCGACGTTCCCGTTAAGGAACTTGCAAATGTCCACGAGGAGGTAGCTAAAGCCATATGGGCCTACCGCAACGGGAAGCTCATCGTTATCCCTGGCGGTGGCGGGAAGTACGGGGAGATAAAGCTCCCAGAGGAGATTAGAAAGGCGAGGGTTGAAGACCTTGAGAGCGTTGAGGTAGAAATTCCCGAGGAGACCGAGAAGCCGAGGCAGAGGAGCATAACGGACTTCCTCAAGGTTGCCCGGTGA
- a CDS encoding polysaccharide deacetylase family protein gives MAKTVMLTFDVEHDCPPFAETRRGMKESLPRVMDLLEEFGIKGTFLFTGRIAEEFPELAERAGKKHELGCHGLEHERFDRLSFEEAKRRLEEAKEILSRFSEPVSFRAPNFQFPDSYYRILAELGFRVDSTKARHKGWRKGVTEINGVLEVPATTTSIVTRLPWRMQERFHRKFESPIVYIFHPWEFVRMPKRLRPDCWFGTGEGALEKLRKLIEFHLDNGARFLTLREFYEEYQKLKRG, from the coding sequence ATGGCTAAGACGGTAATGCTGACCTTCGACGTTGAGCACGACTGTCCCCCCTTTGCGGAAACCAGAAGGGGCATGAAGGAAAGCCTCCCTCGCGTTATGGACCTCCTTGAGGAGTTTGGAATAAAAGGAACTTTCCTTTTCACAGGCAGAATCGCGGAGGAATTCCCGGAGCTGGCGGAGCGCGCTGGAAAAAAGCATGAACTCGGCTGTCACGGTCTTGAGCACGAACGCTTTGACCGGCTTTCCTTTGAGGAGGCGAAGCGCAGGCTTGAAGAGGCTAAAGAGATTCTCTCCCGCTTTTCCGAGCCGGTCTCTTTCCGCGCCCCCAACTTCCAGTTTCCGGATAGCTACTATCGCATCTTGGCCGAGCTCGGCTTTAGGGTTGACTCAACCAAGGCCCGCCACAAGGGCTGGCGCAAAGGGGTTACCGAAATCAACGGCGTTCTCGAAGTTCCCGCCACGACGACCTCCATAGTTACGCGCCTCCCGTGGAGAATGCAGGAAAGGTTTCACAGAAAGTTTGAGAGCCCAATCGTTTACATCTTCCACCCTTGGGAGTTCGTGAGGATGCCCAAGCGCTTGAGGCCAGACTGCTGGTTCGGGACCGGGGAAGGGGCGTTGGAAAAGCTCAGGAAGTTGATTGAGTTCCACCTCGATAACGGTGCGAGGTTTTTAACGCTCCGGGAGTTCTATGAGGAATACCAAAAGCTTAAACGTGGATGA
- a CDS encoding AbrB/MazE/SpoVT family DNA-binding domain-containing protein, with product MGVEVVKVSTKGQVVIPKEIRDALGIRNGDYLVVIEKNGYIVMKKLSVEDVFKEGEELAKTLEITREDVIRAVREVRYEDST from the coding sequence ATGGGAGTGGAGGTGGTGAAGGTATCCACCAAGGGGCAGGTCGTCATACCCAAGGAAATCCGCGATGCCCTTGGGATACGGAACGGGGATTATCTTGTCGTGATAGAGAAAAACGGCTACATCGTGATGAAGAAGCTGAGCGTTGAGGACGTTTTCAAAGAGGGTGAGGAACTCGCAAAGACCCTTGAAATCACGAGGGAAGACGTAATCAGGGCCGTGAGGGAAGTGAGGTATGAGGATTCTACTTGA
- the amrS gene encoding AmmeMemoRadiSam system radical SAM enzyme, protein MKEALYWEPLEGGKVRCKLCPLNCIINEGKRGSCKIRKNIGGKLYTLNYGKVSAIGADPVEKKPLFHFWPGSCALSISSVGCNMHCKHCQNWEISQADESFPYLHDMTPEMVVAIAKRYGCESIAYTYNEPVIWYEFVLDTAKLAKKEGIHNLLITNGYINEEPFRELAPYIDAMNIDIKAFSDEFYMKIAGVPSGEPSRRTAVIAKKDFGIHVELTYLIIPTLNDKEEEIRAFARWVVDELGDDTPVHFSRFFPHYKLLHLPPTPLETIEMAYRVAKEEGLKFVYIGNVPGHPGEHTYCPKCGKPLIVRYGFEITEYNITEDGRCKYCGERIPIVGTYKKRRYPGMWW, encoded by the coding sequence ATGAAGGAGGCCCTTTACTGGGAGCCCTTAGAGGGGGGTAAAGTTCGCTGTAAGCTCTGTCCTCTCAACTGCATCATAAACGAGGGCAAGAGGGGTTCCTGTAAGATTAGGAAGAACATCGGAGGAAAACTTTACACGCTCAACTACGGCAAGGTTTCAGCCATCGGAGCCGACCCTGTGGAGAAGAAACCGCTCTTCCACTTCTGGCCCGGCTCGTGCGCGCTCTCGATAAGCTCTGTCGGCTGTAACATGCACTGCAAGCACTGCCAGAACTGGGAGATAAGCCAAGCGGATGAAAGCTTTCCATACCTCCACGACATGACGCCCGAGATGGTCGTTGCCATAGCGAAGCGCTACGGCTGTGAGAGCATAGCCTACACCTACAACGAGCCCGTAATCTGGTACGAGTTCGTTCTCGACACGGCGAAGCTCGCGAAGAAGGAAGGAATCCACAACCTCCTCATCACCAACGGCTACATCAACGAGGAGCCTTTTAGAGAACTCGCGCCCTACATCGACGCGATGAACATCGACATCAAAGCCTTCAGCGACGAGTTCTACATGAAGATAGCCGGAGTTCCGAGCGGTGAGCCGAGCAGGAGGACGGCGGTAATAGCGAAGAAGGACTTTGGAATCCACGTCGAGTTAACGTATCTCATAATCCCGACGCTCAACGATAAGGAAGAGGAGATACGGGCATTCGCCAGATGGGTTGTCGATGAACTCGGCGACGACACGCCGGTGCACTTCTCCCGCTTCTTCCCGCACTACAAGCTCCTCCACCTTCCACCGACACCGCTCGAGACGATAGAGATGGCCTACCGCGTAGCTAAAGAAGAGGGTCTGAAGTTCGTCTACATCGGCAACGTGCCGGGTCATCCGGGTGAGCACACTTACTGCCCCAAGTGTGGAAAGCCTTTAATAGTCCGCTACGGCTTTGAGATTACCGAGTACAATATCACCGAGGACGGAAGGTGTAAGTACTGCGGTGAGAGAATCCCGATAGTTGGCACCTACAAGAAAAGGCGCTATCCGGGGATGTGGTGGTGA
- a CDS encoding thiamine-phosphate kinase, whose amino-acid sequence MRESEIIDLFLRHLNRQGDLPLGDDAGALKLGEKWLVATNDMLVRKTDVPDIMTPEQVGFKAVTMNVSDIASMGARPIGFLFSLGIPGDLDSDYLEGIARGIGEALNFYGLPVLSADTNEADDLIIDGIALGLAERPLTRSGARPGELLCVTGDLGRALAGYLVWKNGLEVSDAVRKVLYEKFLEPRARVEEGIALSTVASSAIDISDGLAKELYLLAEMSGVGLEVYPERLPIGEGVEEVAGLLGLDPVEVALASGEEFELVFTVPPDIVDSIDFEFSVIGVVTNQKGVYSVANGTKKCLPRLGWEHLSHQKVYNR is encoded by the coding sequence ATGAGGGAATCCGAAATCATAGACCTCTTCCTCAGGCACCTCAACCGGCAGGGTGACCTGCCACTCGGGGACGATGCCGGTGCCTTGAAGCTCGGTGAGAAGTGGCTCGTCGCGACCAACGATATGCTCGTCAGGAAAACGGACGTGCCCGATATAATGACTCCCGAGCAGGTCGGCTTCAAGGCAGTAACGATGAACGTGAGCGATATAGCTTCGATGGGGGCAAGGCCAATAGGTTTTCTCTTCTCGCTCGGGATTCCAGGGGATTTGGATTCGGACTACCTTGAGGGGATTGCGAGGGGAATCGGTGAGGCCCTCAACTTCTACGGCCTCCCTGTCCTGAGCGCCGACACCAACGAGGCCGACGACCTAATCATAGACGGTATAGCTCTGGGGCTTGCCGAGAGACCCCTCACGCGCTCTGGAGCGAGGCCGGGTGAATTGCTCTGCGTTACCGGCGACCTGGGGAGGGCTTTGGCCGGCTACCTCGTCTGGAAGAACGGGCTCGAGGTGAGCGACGCCGTCAGGAAGGTCCTCTATGAGAAGTTCCTTGAGCCAAGGGCGAGGGTTGAGGAAGGGATTGCGCTCTCAACAGTGGCCAGCTCGGCGATAGACATCAGCGACGGCCTCGCGAAGGAGCTTTACCTCCTCGCGGAGATGAGCGGTGTTGGACTCGAGGTTTATCCGGAGAGACTACCCATCGGCGAGGGCGTTGAGGAGGTGGCGGGGCTTTTGGGCCTCGACCCGGTGGAGGTCGCCCTCGCGAGCGGGGAGGAGTTCGAGCTGGTCTTCACGGTTCCACCGGACATCGTGGATAGCATTGATTTTGAGTTTTCTGTCATCGGTGTCGTCACTAATCAAAAGGGCGTTTACTCAGTGGCAAACGGGACTAAAAAATGCCTTCCTAGGCTTGGTTGGGAGCACCTGAGCCACCAGAAGGTTTATAACCGCTGA
- a CDS encoding cation:proton antiporter, with translation MAVDVIARVLVAVLGSGIIAMLISRRYNISYVPLFIIAGMVLGPIAALMPRSVAHELFDYVRVFGLVMILFTEGHNLSWKLLKRNLPTIATLDTVGLLITALLSAWFFSFVFHAPFLIGFLFGAIISATDPATLIPLFRQYRVKQDIETTIVTESIFNDPLGIVLTAVAIAMLVPQASGGLFASLSSHINVYGAAVMYFLYEVAVSIAVGIAVGAFGYWFIKKTRIFEFPEIEIFSLFLAFSGFMIGESLQASGYLVATVTGIILGNYKVFSKKEKPQVLNRVMKAIEKEVHFNESLAAIATVFIFVLLGASLDLKPLAENLWGGILVAYFIMLVARPIAALPILKWWGPKEYLFIALEGPRGVVPSALAALPLSLAMKYQSSTLTVYWGEVILAVTVITVLASVITETIWVPFLKSKLLQPETVEDRMRKYQEKKRARAS, from the coding sequence ATGGCAGTGGACGTCATTGCAAGGGTCCTTGTCGCGGTGCTGGGTTCAGGAATAATCGCCATGCTGATAAGCAGGCGCTACAACATCTCATACGTCCCGCTCTTCATAATCGCGGGTATGGTACTCGGTCCGATAGCCGCTCTCATGCCGAGGAGCGTTGCCCACGAGCTTTTTGATTACGTCCGTGTCTTCGGTCTGGTCATGATTCTGTTCACGGAGGGACACAACCTGAGTTGGAAGCTGTTGAAGAGAAACCTGCCAACGATAGCAACCCTCGATACGGTTGGGCTCCTCATCACGGCTCTTCTGTCGGCCTGGTTCTTCTCGTTCGTCTTCCATGCGCCGTTTCTCATCGGCTTCCTCTTCGGTGCCATCATAAGCGCAACCGACCCGGCAACGCTCATCCCTCTGTTCAGGCAGTACAGGGTCAAGCAGGACATCGAAACAACCATAGTTACGGAGTCCATCTTCAACGACCCGCTCGGCATAGTCCTAACAGCGGTTGCGATTGCCATGCTCGTTCCCCAGGCCAGCGGAGGGCTCTTCGCGAGCCTAAGCTCCCACATAAACGTCTACGGTGCCGCCGTGATGTACTTCCTCTATGAGGTTGCAGTTTCGATAGCGGTGGGAATCGCCGTCGGCGCCTTCGGCTACTGGTTCATCAAGAAGACCAGGATATTCGAGTTCCCGGAGATTGAGATTTTCTCACTCTTCCTAGCCTTCAGCGGCTTCATGATTGGCGAGTCACTTCAGGCTTCCGGCTACCTCGTCGCGACAGTTACGGGAATAATCCTCGGTAACTACAAGGTCTTCAGCAAGAAGGAGAAGCCACAGGTTCTCAACAGGGTTATGAAGGCCATCGAGAAGGAAGTTCACTTCAACGAGAGTTTAGCGGCGATTGCCACGGTCTTTATCTTCGTGCTCCTCGGTGCCAGCCTCGACCTCAAGCCCCTCGCCGAGAACCTCTGGGGAGGAATCCTTGTGGCATACTTCATAATGCTCGTCGCCAGGCCAATAGCGGCACTGCCAATCCTCAAGTGGTGGGGGCCGAAGGAGTACCTCTTCATAGCCCTTGAGGGTCCGAGGGGTGTGGTTCCATCGGCGCTCGCAGCGTTGCCACTCAGCCTCGCAATGAAGTACCAAAGCAGTACACTGACGGTTTACTGGGGAGAAGTGATTCTCGCGGTGACCGTCATAACGGTTCTCGCGTCGGTGATAACTGAGACAATCTGGGTGCCTTTCCTAAAGAGCAAGCTCCTCCAGCCGGAAACTGTGGAAGACAGGATGAGAAAGTACCAGGAAAAGAAGAGGGCAAGGGCATCATAA
- a CDS encoding chloride channel protein gives MNGEWDLGKYVRKWSILLGIAAIAGLVGGLGALAFRLLIEAIHSLFFTSMLPRISYEFHGVNLGYILLPVFGALLIAPMVKKYPELRGNGVPEVIEGIIFKSGKIGARLAFLKTLATAISIGSGAPLGREGPAAFIGAALDSALAEKLPKPQARKLITTCGLAAGIAGTFNTPLAGAMFALEVIYMGAITINLVPIFVSAIIGNAITLVVLHNPARFPVLNPNISVLAGIPFYFLLGVVLGLIGYAYTRALYMATDAFDRFSKKYPFELRLLIGALGIGLIGMLLPRDGIFGIGFGGIKDALLGKFALETLIILALAKMTATLLAISSGFSGGIFAPSLFIGTMLGSAFGTIVSHFVPANVEAYALAGMAGFFAAATQAPLTQIIMITEMSGTYAYSPAVALTSVVAFLTARAFFKGSSIYTIKLERKGIKVKTGRPLILETIAVHEIMSTRVVRINAKRPLMEVERIIASTGHDFLPVVDDEGRVIGIIGVPDILGKSTSIKKLPVERFMRRNFAVVTPRETAQDALEKILMNDQNLLPVVDENGKLLGVVTKKDIYRAYYHAIEGIYLW, from the coding sequence ATGAACGGGGAGTGGGACCTCGGGAAGTACGTCAGAAAATGGTCAATCCTCCTCGGGATAGCCGCAATAGCGGGCTTAGTTGGTGGGCTTGGTGCTTTGGCCTTCCGCCTGCTAATCGAGGCCATCCACTCCCTGTTTTTCACCTCCATGCTTCCAAGGATTTCCTACGAGTTCCACGGGGTCAACCTCGGGTACATTCTCCTCCCGGTGTTCGGCGCGCTCCTGATAGCGCCGATGGTGAAGAAATACCCCGAGTTACGGGGAAACGGTGTCCCCGAGGTCATCGAGGGCATAATCTTCAAGAGCGGTAAGATTGGCGCGAGGCTCGCTTTTCTGAAAACCCTTGCAACTGCGATTTCCATTGGTTCTGGAGCACCGCTCGGCCGTGAAGGCCCGGCCGCGTTCATAGGTGCCGCGCTCGATTCAGCTTTGGCGGAGAAGCTCCCAAAACCGCAGGCGAGGAAGCTCATAACGACCTGCGGCCTGGCCGCTGGAATCGCGGGAACTTTCAACACACCCCTTGCAGGTGCAATGTTCGCCCTTGAGGTCATCTACATGGGTGCGATAACGATAAACCTCGTTCCGATATTCGTATCCGCTATAATCGGCAACGCCATAACCCTCGTGGTTCTCCACAATCCGGCTCGCTTTCCGGTTCTGAATCCCAACATAAGCGTCCTCGCGGGGATTCCCTTCTACTTCCTCCTCGGCGTCGTTCTCGGTCTCATCGGATACGCCTACACGAGGGCCCTTTACATGGCAACCGACGCCTTCGACAGGTTCTCCAAAAAGTATCCCTTTGAGCTTCGCCTTTTAATTGGCGCCCTGGGAATCGGCCTAATCGGAATGCTCCTGCCCCGCGATGGCATCTTTGGAATCGGATTTGGCGGCATAAAGGACGCCCTCCTTGGAAAGTTCGCCCTTGAGACGCTAATCATTCTCGCGCTGGCGAAGATGACAGCAACGCTTTTGGCGATAAGCTCTGGTTTTTCCGGCGGAATCTTCGCCCCGAGCCTTTTCATAGGTACGATGCTCGGTTCCGCCTTCGGAACCATAGTTTCTCACTTCGTCCCGGCAAACGTCGAGGCCTACGCCTTGGCGGGAATGGCCGGCTTCTTCGCGGCGGCCACGCAGGCTCCTCTGACCCAGATAATAATGATAACCGAGATGTCGGGAACCTACGCCTACTCCCCGGCTGTGGCCCTGACTTCCGTCGTTGCGTTCCTGACGGCAAGGGCCTTCTTCAAGGGCTCCTCCATCTACACAATCAAACTCGAACGCAAGGGAATCAAAGTCAAAACTGGAAGGCCATTAATCCTTGAAACGATAGCGGTTCACGAGATAATGAGCACGAGGGTCGTTAGAATCAACGCGAAGAGACCCCTCATGGAAGTTGAGCGCATAATAGCATCGACCGGCCACGATTTCCTTCCCGTTGTGGACGATGAGGGCAGGGTCATAGGAATAATAGGGGTCCCGGACATACTGGGCAAATCAACGTCCATCAAAAAGCTTCCTGTCGAGAGGTTTATGAGGAGGAACTTCGCGGTTGTAACGCCGAGGGAAACCGCGCAGGACGCTCTGGAGAAGATTCTGATGAACGACCAGAACCTTCTTCCGGTGGTGGATGAGAACGGAAAGCTCCTCGGGGTCGTTACGAAGAAAGACATCTACCGCGCGTATTATCACGCCATCGAGGGCATATACCTCTGGTGA
- a CDS encoding glycosyltransferase family 4 protein — protein sequence MESLKIALVSDWYYPKLGGVAVHMHDLALYLRGLGHEVAIITNDRETGKEAELKREGIDLIKVPGYTLGSVGINMSVFSHNATSMIPYIKDYEVVHGQHAFTPLALKAVSAGRKAGKATLITTHSINYENSSAIRALARMTFPYFKYYLRNPHRIIAVSKASKEFIRRFTRVPVEVIQNGVNVGFFDIPLSKEEAKEKLGLGGRVILYVGRLEPRKGVSTLINAMKHVNGTLLIAGQGSMLPLLRERAKLLGVADRVRFLGMVEYSKLPVLYRASDVFVLPSLSEAFGIVLLEAMASGTPVIGTRVGGIPEIIDGCGLLVPPGNARELANAINLVLGNQSVERRLGRLGKRRVERVYDWNVVVRRIVALYREVLDEVAENG from the coding sequence ATGGAGAGCCTTAAAATCGCGCTAGTGAGCGACTGGTACTACCCAAAGCTCGGCGGCGTCGCGGTTCACATGCACGACCTCGCGCTCTACCTGCGGGGACTTGGACACGAGGTCGCTATAATCACGAACGACCGCGAGACGGGCAAGGAGGCCGAGCTGAAGAGGGAGGGGATAGATTTAATCAAGGTTCCCGGGTACACCCTCGGGAGCGTTGGCATAAACATGAGTGTATTCTCCCACAACGCGACGAGTATGATTCCTTACATAAAGGATTACGAGGTCGTTCACGGGCAACACGCCTTCACGCCTTTGGCGCTTAAAGCCGTCTCCGCAGGGAGAAAGGCGGGAAAAGCAACCCTAATCACGACGCACAGCATTAACTACGAGAATTCCTCCGCGATACGCGCCCTTGCCAGGATGACCTTTCCCTACTTCAAATATTACCTCCGCAACCCCCACAGGATAATAGCCGTCAGCAAGGCCTCGAAAGAGTTCATAAGGCGTTTTACCCGGGTTCCGGTTGAGGTAATCCAGAACGGGGTTAACGTCGGGTTCTTTGACATTCCACTCTCAAAGGAGGAAGCCAAGGAGAAGCTGGGCCTTGGGGGGAGGGTTATCCTCTACGTGGGCAGGCTGGAACCGAGGAAGGGCGTGAGCACGCTCATCAACGCAATGAAGCACGTGAACGGAACCCTTCTGATAGCCGGCCAGGGGAGCATGCTTCCCCTCCTAAGGGAGAGGGCAAAGCTCCTCGGGGTCGCTGACAGGGTCAGGTTCCTCGGCATGGTCGAGTACTCGAAGCTCCCCGTACTGTACCGCGCGAGCGACGTCTTCGTCCTTCCGAGCCTGAGCGAGGCCTTTGGAATAGTCCTGCTCGAGGCAATGGCCAGCGGGACGCCGGTCATCGGGACGAGGGTCGGTGGAATCCCCGAGATAATAGACGGCTGCGGTCTGCTCGTCCCGCCCGGGAACGCCCGGGAGCTCGCCAACGCAATAAACCTCGTCCTCGGCAACCAGAGCGTTGAGAGACGCCTCGGCCGTCTCGGGAAGAGGAGGGTCGAGAGAGTCTACGACTGGAACGTCGTCGTGAGAAGAATAGTGGCGCTCTACCGGGAGGTCCTCGACGAGGTGGCAGAGAATGGCTAA
- the speB gene encoding agmatinase, whose amino-acid sequence MEFLYTYETLKLEFPLAEPEEARYVILGVPFDGTTSYKAGARFGPTLIRQATLNLESYVLDYDLDIAELPIADIGDIAVVAGDPRKTADRVRETIEELKRVNPNAIPILLGGEHSQTLGAVEALRPKSYVVFDAHLDLRDSYEDNPYNHACVARRIAELGVREAMFGIRSGTREEVEFAEKGGIRWVHARDYDFDSFVELVEPLPEPVYLSVDIDVFDLAIVPTTGTPEAGGLGFWEVIEAIEWLVENKRIAGFDIMEVAGETLGNPTALTAAKLLFYFIGAMEKMGKL is encoded by the coding sequence ATGGAGTTCCTCTACACCTACGAGACCCTCAAGCTTGAGTTTCCACTCGCTGAGCCGGAGGAAGCGAGATACGTTATCCTCGGGGTTCCCTTTGACGGGACGACGAGCTACAAGGCTGGGGCGCGCTTCGGGCCGACGCTGATACGGCAGGCGACGCTGAACCTTGAGAGCTACGTACTGGACTACGACCTTGACATAGCCGAACTCCCGATAGCGGACATCGGCGACATAGCGGTCGTCGCCGGCGACCCGAGGAAAACCGCTGACAGGGTCAGGGAGACGATTGAAGAGCTCAAACGGGTGAACCCGAACGCGATACCGATACTTCTCGGCGGAGAGCACTCCCAGACGCTCGGAGCGGTTGAGGCTTTAAGACCCAAAAGCTACGTCGTCTTCGATGCCCACCTCGACCTTCGCGACTCCTACGAGGACAACCCCTACAACCACGCCTGCGTCGCCAGGAGGATAGCGGAGCTGGGCGTCAGGGAGGCAATGTTCGGAATCAGGAGCGGGACGAGGGAAGAGGTGGAATTCGCAGAGAAGGGCGGAATCCGCTGGGTTCACGCGAGGGACTACGACTTCGATTCTTTTGTCGAACTCGTTGAGCCCCTCCCGGAACCGGTTTACCTCTCTGTGGACATAGACGTCTTTGACTTGGCCATTGTCCCGACGACGGGAACGCCCGAAGCCGGCGGTCTGGGCTTCTGGGAAGTGATAGAGGCAATAGAGTGGCTGGTGGAAAACAAGAGAATAGCGGGCTTTGACATCATGGAGGTAGCCGGAGAAACGCTGGGCAATCCAACAGCTTTGACCGCCGCAAAGCTCCTCTTCTACTTCATCGGGGCAATGGAAAAAATGGGGAAGTTATGA
- a CDS encoding lysylphosphatidylglycerol synthase transmembrane domain-containing protein: MEVLTGIQQVRCASWHYFFLAIATYYASVLLFALRWKYVLKGTGVDVPLGELFKANLAGLFMNNITPMSRGGGELLRMLWVSKLRGVPMGISAVTIIYERILESIPVMAMVAVGFLYFTTSEALVLMPLMVGLALIWMKWERFIELTLRVFRVDLSKEERERIVALRKCSNVNLVGIGASSLVWILDVLRLKLITLAFGLNVSLPILVFVSVVNLILGIAAFTPGGIGVVEGGLVGTLTYFGLPPTLAVSVVVLERFISYVLGSLSGLMVLLTSGGREVWRALKSR; the protein is encoded by the coding sequence ATGGAAGTGCTGACCGGCATTCAGCAGGTGAGATGCGCGAGTTGGCACTACTTCTTTCTCGCCATCGCCACGTATTATGCGAGTGTTCTCCTCTTCGCCCTTCGCTGGAAGTATGTTCTCAAGGGAACCGGCGTTGACGTCCCCCTGGGTGAGCTCTTCAAAGCAAACCTGGCGGGACTCTTCATGAACAACATAACTCCGATGAGCAGAGGTGGGGGTGAGCTTCTCAGGATGCTGTGGGTCTCCAAACTTCGGGGAGTCCCAATGGGAATCTCGGCCGTTACCATAATCTACGAGAGGATACTTGAGTCAATACCCGTCATGGCTATGGTAGCCGTTGGTTTTCTGTACTTCACGACTTCAGAAGCGCTGGTGTTAATGCCCCTCATGGTAGGGCTTGCCCTTATATGGATGAAGTGGGAGAGGTTCATAGAGCTCACCCTTCGTGTCTTTCGGGTAGACCTCTCAAAGGAGGAACGGGAGAGAATAGTTGCCCTTAGAAAATGCAGCAACGTCAACCTAGTTGGAATCGGGGCCAGTTCCCTCGTCTGGATTCTTGACGTTTTGAGGCTCAAACTAATCACACTGGCCTTTGGGTTGAATGTCTCCCTCCCCATCTTGGTGTTCGTGTCGGTGGTTAACCTCATACTTGGCATCGCCGCCTTCACTCCCGGCGGGATTGGAGTTGTCGAGGGTGGCTTGGTCGGAACACTCACATACTTTGGCCTTCCCCCAACACTGGCCGTTTCGGTTGTGGTACTCGAAAGGTTTATCTCCTATGTGTTGGGTAGCCTATCGGGACTGATGGTGCTCCTCACATCCGGGGGAAGGGAAGTATGGAGAGCCTTAAAATCGCGCTAG